A genome region from Rubidibacter lacunae KORDI 51-2 includes the following:
- the argH gene encoding argininosuccinate lyase encodes MTQSQKTWSDRFESSLHPAIARFNASIGFDIELLPYDLTGSIAHAQMLGRTGIISAEDANRITNGLEQIRAEAERGEFTPGIDAEDVHFAVERRLTQLIGDTGKKLHTARSRNDQVGTDVRLYLRDRIHHLRDRVRDFQRALVDLAAAHVETLIPGYTHLQRAQPVSLAHHLLAYFQMAQRDWERLGEVAARTNISPLGCGALAGTTFAIDRDDTARQLGFDGIYANSLDGVSDRDFAIEFMSAASLIMMHLSRLSEEVILWSSQEFGFVTLADSCATGSSIMPQKKNPDVPELVRGKTGRVFGHLQGLLVLMKGLPLAYNKDLQEDKEALFDAVKTTDACLEAMTIMMCEGIEFRQARLDAAVTEDFSNATDVADYLAARGVPFREAYNLVGRVVRTCLAANKLLKDLTLDEWQELHPAFADDIYAAIAPQQVVAARNSAGGTGFEQVRQAILAARALLDDAASPSS; translated from the coding sequence GTGACTCAATCGCAAAAAACCTGGAGCGATCGCTTCGAGTCGTCACTGCACCCAGCGATCGCGCGCTTTAATGCCAGCATTGGTTTCGATATCGAGCTGCTGCCCTACGACCTGACCGGCTCCATCGCCCACGCGCAGATGCTCGGTCGCACCGGCATCATCTCTGCCGAGGACGCCAATCGGATTACCAACGGTCTCGAACAAATCCGTGCAGAGGCCGAACGGGGCGAGTTTACACCCGGCATCGATGCTGAGGACGTGCATTTTGCTGTCGAACGGCGGCTGACCCAGCTCATCGGTGACACCGGTAAAAAACTGCATACCGCCCGATCGCGCAACGACCAAGTGGGCACGGACGTGCGACTGTACCTGCGCGATCGGATTCACCACCTGCGCGATCGCGTGCGAGACTTCCAGCGCGCACTGGTCGATCTGGCAGCGGCACACGTGGAGACGCTGATTCCCGGTTATACGCACCTGCAACGGGCGCAGCCGGTCAGTTTGGCCCATCACCTGCTGGCCTACTTCCAGATGGCGCAGCGCGATTGGGAGCGCCTAGGTGAGGTTGCCGCGCGCACGAATATTTCGCCGTTGGGGTGCGGGGCCCTGGCTGGGACAACCTTTGCGATCGACCGCGACGATACAGCTCGACAGCTCGGGTTTGACGGCATTTACGCTAACAGCCTCGATGGCGTCAGCGATCGCGACTTCGCGATTGAATTCATGAGCGCGGCGAGCTTGATTATGATGCACCTGAGCCGCTTGAGCGAGGAAGTGATTTTGTGGTCGTCCCAGGAGTTCGGCTTCGTGACGCTCGCGGATAGCTGTGCCACGGGCTCCAGCATCATGCCCCAGAAGAAAAATCCCGACGTACCGGAGCTGGTCCGCGGCAAAACTGGGCGCGTGTTCGGGCATCTGCAGGGATTATTGGTGCTAATGAAAGGGTTACCGCTGGCGTACAACAAAGATCTTCAAGAAGATAAGGAAGCGCTGTTCGACGCGGTGAAGACAACAGACGCGTGCCTGGAAGCCATGACGATCATGATGTGCGAGGGCATCGAGTTCCGCCAAGCCCGCCTGGACGCAGCCGTAACCGAAGATTTCTCCAACGCTACAGACGTTGCCGACTACCTAGCTGCACGCGGTGTGCCGTTCCGGGAAGCTTACAATCTGGTCGGTCGCGTCGTGCGCACGTGTTTGGCTGCAAACAAACTGCTGAAGGATTTAACCCTCGACGAATGGCAAGAGCTGCATCCAGCCTTCGCTGACGATATCTACGCGGCGATCGCGCCGCAGCAAGTAGTAGCCGCGCGCAACAGCGCGGGGGGCACCGGTTTCGAGCAGGTACGTCAGGCGATCTTGGCAGCACGAGCATTGCTAGACGACGCAGCCAGCCCTAGCAGCTGA
- a CDS encoding NUDIX domain-containing protein, translated as MQRSWHFLSTVAGIVFRHPIAGATIVPVLPDERIVLVRRRDTNRWGLPGGIVDWGEDLPTTVQRELTEETGLELVAIRRLVGVYSARDRDPRVHSISILVAADASGTLQVRDRDEITEVAAFERAALPLGTLSHDHDRQLRDYLSGATVVA; from the coding sequence ATGCAACGATCGTGGCACTTTCTATCGACGGTGGCGGGAATCGTCTTCCGCCATCCGATTGCAGGCGCGACGATCGTCCCGGTGCTTCCAGACGAGCGGATCGTACTGGTGCGGCGGCGCGACACGAATCGGTGGGGACTGCCCGGCGGCATCGTCGACTGGGGTGAGGACCTGCCTACGACGGTGCAACGGGAACTGACCGAGGAAACCGGCCTGGAATTGGTTGCCATTCGACGTTTGGTCGGCGTGTATTCGGCTCGCGATCGCGATCCGCGCGTGCATTCCATCAGTATCTTGGTCGCTGCCGACGCCAGCGGCACGCTACAGGTCCGCGACAGAGACGAAATTACGGAGGTCGCTGCCTTCGAACGCGCGGCTTTACCGCTCGGGACGCTCAGCCACGACCACGATCGCCAGTTGCGCGATTATCTGTCCGGTGCAACTGTTGTTGCCTGA